GATCAAGCCCGGCACCGACATGGCGCTGCTGCTCGCGTGGATGAACGTGATGATCTCCGAGGGGCGATTCGACGCGGAGTACGTGGCGAAGTACGCCGTCGGTTTCGACGAACTCAAGGCGCACGTCGCCGACAAGACGCCCGAGTGGGCGTATCCGATCACGGGGCTGCGGCCCGAGCTGATTCGCGAGAGCGGACGATTTCTGGCGTCGTTCCGCCCCGCGACGCTGATTCATCCCGGCCGACGCACGACGTGGTACGGCGACGACACGCAGCGCGGGCGCGCCATGGCGATCCTCGCAGCGCTTTTGGGCAGTTGGGGTCGGCGCGGCGGATACGTGTCGCACGGATCGAACGAACTCCCCGCGTACCCGTACACGAAATATGCGTATCACCCCAAGGTCCTTGCCGACAAACCGAATGCAAACACGTATCCGCTGGCGGACGAAGTGCTTGCGTCGGGTCTGTGCGACGCCACGTTCACCGGCAAAGCGCCTTACGAGATCAAGGGATGGCTCGTGTACGGCTCGAATCTGATGCAGTGCCTGCCGAATCCCAAGCAGACGATCGAGGCGATCCAGAAACTCGACTTCATCGCGGCGATCGACGTGCTCCCATCGGAAATTGTCGGCTGGGCCGACGTGGTGCTGCCGGAGTCGACCTATCTGGAACGCTGCGACGAGCTGGTCGTCGATGCCTACAAGGGGCAACCGTACATCGCCGTGCGCCAACCGGCGGTCGAGCCCATGTATGACTCGAAACCGGGATGGTGGATTGCGCGCGAGATCGCGCATCGCATCGGCCTGTCCGACTACTTCCCGTGGAAAGACAGCATGGAGTACGCCATGCATCGCCTCCACGCGGCGGGCTACGACTGCGACGTGCTGCGCGACACCGGCGTCATTCTCGGCGAACGCCAACCGAACTGCGAGGAGGAAGGACTCGCGCCCACCTTCGACACGCCGAGTGGAAAGATCGAGCTGCGCAGCCAGGCGCTCGCCGACATGGGATTCGAGGCGATTCCCGACTTCCACCCGCATGAGGAACCGCCCTCGGGCATGTTCCGTTTACTTTTTGGTCGCGCGCCCTCGCACACCTTTGGACGCACCACGAACAATCGATTCCTCGGCACCGTCTTCGATCAGAACGAGGTATGGGTCAACGCGGATGTGGCGAAGTCACTGCCCGGCTTCGGCGCGCCGCTGAAAAACGGCGAACTCGTGGTGCTGGAAAATCAGGACGGAGTCCGCAGCACGCCCATTCGCGCGAAGGTGACCGAGCGGATTCGCGGAGACTGCGTGTACATGGTGCACGGCTGGGGCCACACGGCGAAGGGGCTCTCGTGGTCGCGCGGGCGCGGCGCATCCGACAGCGAGCTCGTCACGCGCTACAAGGTCGACCCGATCATGGGCGGCACCGGCATGAACGTGAACTTCGTGCGCATCGCGCCGGTGGAGGCGTGACATGAGACGCCTCACGCGCGAGATTCGCTATGCGATGGCCGTGGACACACGCCGGTGCGTGGGCTGCAATGCCTGTGTGCTGGCCTGCAAGGCTGAAAACAATCTGCCCGAAAACGGCTTTCGCGACTGGATCGTGACCGAAACGACGGGCAAGTTCCCAAACCTGTTTCAGGAGATTCGCTCGGAACGCTGCAATCACTGCGCGAACGCGCCATGCGTGTCGGCGTGCCCGACCGGCGCGAGTCACGTGGGAGTCGGCGGCATTGTGCTCGTCGATCCCGACAAGTGCACCGGCTGCAAAGCGTGCATTGCGTCGTGCCCTTACGACGCGCGCTACGTGCACGAGGACGGCGGCTTCGTCGACAAGTGCACGTTCTGCGTCCATCGGGTCGAAAAGGGCGGGCAGCCCGCGTGCGTCGAGATCTGCCCGACACGTTCGCTCACGTTCGGCGACGCGAACGATCCGGACAGCGAAATCTCCCGGCTTCGTGCGTCGCGCAAATCAAAGACATCGAAGCCCGAAGCCGGCACGCGGCCCAACGTCCACTTCCTGATCTAGGCGGGAGGCAAAGATGAATCGCGCCGAGAAATTCTGGAATCCCTACCTTGCCGGTATCGCGCTCGGTCTTGTGCTCTTGTCGTCCTTTCTCGTGATGGGCAAGGGACTCGGGGCGTCGGGCGCGGCGAACCGATTCGGCATCGCCGCACTCAACAGCATCGCTCCCGCTCACGTCGCCGCGAGTCCCGGCATGTCCGACGCGGTCGAAGGCGGGCGGCACCCGCTCGACAACTGGCTGGTCTTCGAGGTGCTCGGTGTGTTCCTGGGCGGCGCGGTCGCCGCGTACACGGCCGGGCGAATGAACTGGAAGATCGTCCGCGGCACGGGATGGTCCGCGCAGAAGCGCCTCGCGTTCGCGTTCGGCGGCGGCGTGGTGATGGGCATCGCCGCACGCATGGCGCGGGGCTGCACGTCGGGCCAGGCGCTCTCGGGCGGCGCGGTGCTCTCGGCGGGGAGCTGGGCGTTCATGCTGATGGTATTCGCGGGCGGCTACGCCGTCGCGTACTTCGTGCGGAGGCAGTGGTCATGAACACGCTCTTCCCCTTCGATTCGCTCGTACACGGCCATTATCAATTCGGCCTCGTCGCGGCGGTGGCGATCGGTTTTGCGTTCGGATTTGTGCTCGAGCGCGCGGGATTCGGCCGCGCCGACAAGCTCGCGGCGCAGTTCTATCTGCATGATATGCGCGTCTTCAAGGTGATGTTCACGGGCATCGTAACGGCGATGCTCGGCCTCGTCATCGCCGCCGGGCTGGGTCTCGCCGACCTTCGCGCGATCTCGCAGTCGGTGGCGAGCGAGACATTTTGGGTGCCGATGATCGCGGGAGGCTTTCTGCTCGGCGTCGGGTTCATCGTGTCGGGCTACTGCCCGGGAACGTCGCTCGTCGCGAGCGCGTCCGGAAACCTCGACGGCATTATGGCGTTCGCGGGCGTCGTCGTCGGAACGCTCATCTACGGCGAGGCGTTTCCCGCGATTCGCGAATTCCATTTCGCGGGCGCTGCCGGCCAAGTCTTTCTCTACGACGTTTTCGGTATGAGCCCCGCGCTACTCGCGGCAATCGTCGCGGTCGCTGCCGTGGCGATGTTCTTCGGCGCCGAAAAGGTCGAGCGGATCGTTCGCGCGAAACGTACAATGGGAGCGGACGAAGCGCCCGAACCCGTTCGTCGCATGGCGTTCGGCGCGATCGGCGCGCTGGCCGCGACCGCAGTGGTCGTGATGCTCGTCCCCGTGACCATGGGCGCGGCGACACCGGCCACGATTGATTCGATCGACGCCGAAACCCTCGCGCACCGCGTGGTAGAGTCGCCGTGGACGATCCGCGTGATCGACCTGCGCGACGCCGAGGCGTGCGCGGCCGCTCGCGTGCCCGGAAGCGAATGCGTCGGTCCGGACGGACTGGCGTCACTTGGCCTTGCCGACGACGCAGGCGCCCGCGAACTGGTGCTCGTCGGCGACGCCGCATTCCATGCGCCGGCCGCGGCGAATGCTTACCCGGGGAGAATTTCGGCGCTCGCGGGCGGGTTCCCGTCGTGGCGCGCGTTCGCGCTCGAAGCCCCCGCAGAATCGCCGGGTGCCGATTGGACGCCCGCTGAGTGGGATCGCTTTCGCTTCCGGACGGCGCTGAACGGCGTGCTCACGGGCGCGGCCGCCGCGCCGGTCGTTGCCGCGCCGACGGGCGCTGTCGCCGCCGCGCCGAAAAAGAAAAAGGCCGGCGGGTGCAGTTGAGAAGAGTTGCATGACAACAAACGCGGGAGCGCGGCCATGACGGAAATCGAAGTCAACCGAAACAGCCACCTGATCGATCCCGTGATGCACATCTGGGGTTGGG
This DNA window, taken from Deltaproteobacteria bacterium, encodes the following:
- a CDS encoding molybdopterin-dependent oxidoreductase — protein: MPTVHRRDFIRIASVSAGAAAVATGLPTNWWGAYASESPDPETDGDRIVPTFCEICFWKCGVLAHVKDGRVTKIVGNPDHPLSKGRLCPRGTGGTGLLYDPDRLKKPMIRVKSRGEHHFEEVSWDKALDETAEQLLRIREKHGPEALALFTHGYGGKWFTHLPKAYGSPNIGAPSYAQCRGPREVGYSLTYGTGVGSPENLDIENARCLVLIGSHLGENMHNTQVQEMATAIGRGAELVVVDPRFSTAAGKARYWLPIKPGTDMALLLAWMNVMISEGRFDAEYVAKYAVGFDELKAHVADKTPEWAYPITGLRPELIRESGRFLASFRPATLIHPGRRTTWYGDDTQRGRAMAILAALLGSWGRRGGYVSHGSNELPAYPYTKYAYHPKVLADKPNANTYPLADEVLASGLCDATFTGKAPYEIKGWLVYGSNLMQCLPNPKQTIEAIQKLDFIAAIDVLPSEIVGWADVVLPESTYLERCDELVVDAYKGQPYIAVRQPAVEPMYDSKPGWWIAREIAHRIGLSDYFPWKDSMEYAMHRLHAAGYDCDVLRDTGVILGERQPNCEEEGLAPTFDTPSGKIELRSQALADMGFEAIPDFHPHEEPPSGMFRLLFGRAPSHTFGRTTNNRFLGTVFDQNEVWVNADVAKSLPGFGAPLKNGELVVLENQDGVRSTPIRAKVTERIRGDCVYMVHGWGHTAKGLSWSRGRGASDSELVTRYKVDPIMGGTGMNVNFVRIAPVEA
- a CDS encoding 4Fe-4S dicluster domain-containing protein, whose amino-acid sequence is MRRLTREIRYAMAVDTRRCVGCNACVLACKAENNLPENGFRDWIVTETTGKFPNLFQEIRSERCNHCANAPCVSACPTGASHVGVGGIVLVDPDKCTGCKACIASCPYDARYVHEDGGFVDKCTFCVHRVEKGGQPACVEICPTRSLTFGDANDPDSEISRLRASRKSKTSKPEAGTRPNVHFLI
- a CDS encoding YeeE/YedE family protein; this translates as MNRAEKFWNPYLAGIALGLVLLSSFLVMGKGLGASGAANRFGIAALNSIAPAHVAASPGMSDAVEGGRHPLDNWLVFEVLGVFLGGAVAAYTAGRMNWKIVRGTGWSAQKRLAFAFGGGVVMGIAARMARGCTSGQALSGGAVLSAGSWAFMLMVFAGGYAVAYFVRRQWS
- a CDS encoding YeeE/YedE family protein, with the translated sequence MNTLFPFDSLVHGHYQFGLVAAVAIGFAFGFVLERAGFGRADKLAAQFYLHDMRVFKVMFTGIVTAMLGLVIAAGLGLADLRAISQSVASETFWVPMIAGGFLLGVGFIVSGYCPGTSLVASASGNLDGIMAFAGVVVGTLIYGEAFPAIREFHFAGAAGQVFLYDVFGMSPALLAAIVAVAAVAMFFGAEKVERIVRAKRTMGADEAPEPVRRMAFGAIGALAATAVVVMLVPVTMGAATPATIDSIDAETLAHRVVESPWTIRVIDLRDAEACAAARVPGSECVGPDGLASLGLADDAGARELVLVGDAAFHAPAAANAYPGRISALAGGFPSWRAFALEAPAESPGADWTPAEWDRFRFRTALNGVLTGAAAAPVVAAPTGAVAAAPKKKKAGGCS